Proteins encoded in a region of the Ptychodera flava strain L36383 chromosome 4, AS_Pfla_20210202, whole genome shotgun sequence genome:
- the LOC139132298 gene encoding tripartite motif-containing protein 2-like — protein sequence MAAADTKFLEGIDENFLVCGICSERYKNAKNLPCLHTFCEECLGKLVEKTGKLDCPICRRSHELTGGGVSDLPANFFVNDLVDQFRKREEKLRGEKPCEGCEESDSVTAMVCIECGLEICKPCARAHRRFRQTKSHHLVELDEYYSSMSNDPYKVQSPLYCDRHQDNQLKFYCDTCESAICLECTAVDHPRPEHKYRYLEDAAAEYKKNLSVITENLKSKEVAAREAKPKVEEMSQSLLDRYRTETNKVNEHMEKTIEECTAKIRKSGEKITSELKCVYDERSRNLQAQQKQLACTESDLANAIEFSDKLMHHGNAAQLMLAKKGMTSQIQSLMSIDIDSEPVKDDFLEFQSEDDFFGKQTLGKVFTHDNKYKMIKVSKSVKVGENIQITIKRKAVKKALGEEPEEIKAEVKSPDDKTENMAVTDNKDGTFSLTHEGKLEGKYEISISRHRSGIELETCTVEGTPITVTVIPKKGLIRTIGKYGSGVGQLSNPYGVTMTKKRNLLVCDSNNKRLQEFSVYGEHRRIINFTGIDGEVTPRFACVAEDGTIFVTDGEKKRVVVCDENGKVIRSFGEDDLKEPQGIVIHPTNGRVYVLDRSASDVKIYNKDGRLLKSFGGNGSAPGQLNKPYGLNTDREGNIVIPDTDNNRVQIFNADGGYLRSFGTNGSGDGQFDRPEDVVQDKDGNFIVSEYDNKRIQKFDIDGKFLYRLDKPEDSLKSTIGLCFMGDELFDRVVAADTGSGCIRVFAD from the coding sequence ATGGCAGCAGCCGATACCAAGTTTCTAGAAGGAATTGACGAGAACTTTCTCGTTTGTGGCATTTGCTCTGAAAGATACAAGAATGCTAAAAATCTACCGTGTCTACACACCTTCTGTGAGGAGTGTCTAGGTAAGCTTGTCGAAAAAACAGGGAAGTTGGATTGTCCAATATGTCGTCGGTCACATGAGCTGACTGGCGGGGGAGTGTCTGACTTACCCGCTAATTTTTTCGTGAACGATCTGGTTGATCAATTCAGAAAGCGTGAGGAGAAATTGAGGGGTGAGAAACCATGCGAGGGATGTGAGGAATCAGACTCTGTAACAGCTATGGTGTGCATTGAGTGCGGTTTGGAAATATGTAAACCGTGTGCACGGGCACATCGTCGATTTCGTCAGACAAAGTCACACCACCTTGTCGAGTTGGATGAATACTATTCTTCCATGTCGAACGACCCGTACAAAGTCCAGTCACCTCTGTACTGTGACCGTCACCAAGACAaccaattgaaattttactgtgaTACGTGTGAGTCGGCTATATGTCTAGAGTGTACGGCCGTGGATCATCCTCGTCCAGAGCATAAATATCGTTACTTGGAGGACGCGGCTGCAGAATACAAGAAAAACCTGTCGGTGATTACAGAGAATTTGAAATCGAAAGAAGTAGCAGCGCGTGAGGCCAAACCCAAGGTCGAAGAAATGTCGCAGTCTCTCCTAGACCGCTATCGTACTGAGACTAACAAAGTGAACGAGCACATGGAAAAGACGATAGAAGAGTGCACCGCCAAGATACGAAAATCTGGAGAGAAAATTACGTCAGAATTGAAATGTGTATACGACGAGAGAAGTAGAAATTTGCAGGCACAACAGAAACAACTAGCATGTACAGAAAGTGATTTAGCCAATGCGATAGAATTTTCTGATAaattgatgcatcatgggaacgCCGCTCAATTGATGTTGGCGAAGAAGGGCATGACGTCACAGATACAATCACTAATGAGCATTGACATCGATAGCGAGCCTGTCAAAGATGATTTTCTCGAGTTTCAGTCTGAAGATGACTTCTTCGGGAAGCAAACTCTTGGGAAAGTTTTCACACATGACAATAAGTACAAGATGATAAAAGTTTCTAAATCTGTGAAAGTCGGAGAAAACATTCAGATCACTATTAAGAGAAAGGCGGTTAAAAAAGCACTTGGAGAGGAACCGGAAGAGATCAAAGCTGAGGTGAAATCACCCGATGACAAAACCGAAAATATGGCGGTGACTGACAATAAGGACGGAACATTTTCACTCACACATGAAGGAAAACTTGAagggaaatatgaaatatcaatATCACGTCATAGATCAGGTATCGAGCTCGAGACGTGTACAGTAGAAGGCACACCAATCACAGTAACTGTGATTCCTAAGAAGGGTTTGATTCGGACGATAGGGAAATATGGGAGTGGTGTTGGGCAACTGAGTAACCCATACGGCGTCACCATGACAAAGAAACGAAACTTGCTAGTGTGTGACAGTAATAACAAAAGGTTGCAGGAATTCTCTGTGTACGGTGAACATCGTAGAATCATCAACTTTACTGGCATTGATGGAGAGGTAACTCCAAGGTTTGCATGTGTAGCAGAAGATGGCACCATCTTTGTCACAGATGGTGAGAAGAAACGGGTTGTTGTCTGCGATGAAAATGGTAAAGTTATCAGAAGCTTTGGTGAAGATGACTTGAAGGAACCTCAGGGTATTGTGATTCATCCTACCAATGGCAGAGTCTATGTGCTCGATCGCAGTGCCAGTGACGTCAAAATATACAACAAAGATGGGAGGCTTCTGAAATCATTCGGCGGTAATGGGTCTGCGCCAGGTCAGCTGAACAAACCGTATGGCTTAAACACAGACAGGGAAGGCAACATTGTAATCCCAGACACTGACAATAACAGAGTGCAGATATTCAATGCCGATGGAGGTTATCTTCGTTCCTTTGGTACGAACGGAAGTGGAGATGGGCAGTTTGACAGACCGGAAGATGTGGTTCAGGACAAAGACGGCAACTTCATCGTTAGTGAGTATGACAATAAAAGAATTCAGAAATTTGACATCGACGGCAAATTCCTCTACCGATTAGATAAACCGGAAGACTCCTTGAAAAGCACAATTGGTTTGTGCTTTATGGGCGACGAGCTATTTGACAGAGTTGTCGCTGCTGATACCGGTAGTGGTTGCATCAGAGTGTTCGCGGATTAA